The stretch of DNA ATCGGTGGGGGTGGGGTAGCCCTCGCCCTCGAAGACGTGGCCGAGGTGGCTGTGGCACGTCGCGCAGACCACCTCGACGCGGCGCATGCCCAGCGAGGTGTCCTCGCGGAGGATGACGGCGTCCGAGTCGGACGGGTCGAAGAACGACGGCCACCCGCAGTGCGATTCGAACTTCTCACTGCTGCGGAACAGTTCGGCGCCACAGGCCCGGCAATGGTAGACGCCTTCCGTCTTCGTGTCGGTGTACTCGCCGACGAACGGGCGCTCGGTGCCGGCCTGGCGCAGCACCGCGTACTCCTCGGGAGTCAGTTTCTCGCGCCACTCGCTGTCGGAGAGAGCAACCTTCGGGGCGGACTGCGTGGGATCCTGCTGCTGCGAACTCATGGCTCCACGCTAATACGTTTCGCCGGTTCCGGCCGTGAGGCCGAGGCGTGGGACGCGGCTACGTCTTGGCAGCGGCCGACTCGACCTGCGGCTGCTCGTCCGGCTCCGGCTCCCGCGGAGTCTCGGGGGTCTTCTCGCCCGGTTCGAGCAGGAACGCCGGATCGATGCCCCGGTCGAGGCGGCCTTCGCGGCGCGCCGTGACGTAGCGGACGGTGAGCACGCCGAAGATCACGAGGAGCATCAGACTCCACCCCAGCGTGGTCTTCATGTACTCGGCGGTCCGGCCGGCTTCGATGAACCGGCTCGACAGCCAGCTGTCATAGCTCATGAAGCCGTACACGGCCAGCCACGCCGGCCAGTTCCGCATCACCGAATTCTTCAGCACCACCGACATCAGGAGCGGGAACAGCATCATCGAGTAGTACATCTGGCCCAGCGAGCCGAGCAGCCACGACGCCGTCAGCAGAACCCCGGACGTGGTGACGACGAAGAACAGTTCGTCGTGGCGGTAGAAGCGGTGGAGCAGCCACAGGGACGAGAGCACGATGGCCGCGAAGACGCCGCGCAGCGCCCAGATCATGCCGGTGGGCAGGCCGTAGTACTTGCCGTTGCCGACGATCGCGCTGTTGAAGTAGTCGCGCGACTCCATCAGGTACGGCACCGTGTGGTGCACGAAGTCCATCGGGTCCGCGGACAGCGGCCACGCCACGGCGGTGAGGATCAGGGGGATGCCGATCGCGGTGACGAACACCTTCCACTGCCCGCGCACCAGAGGCAGCAGCAGGAGTGGGGCGAGGATCGGTTTGACCGCGAACGTCAACCCGATGGCGACGCCGGACCACAGGTCCCTGCGCTTCATGAGCAGCACCAGGAACGCGATCTCGCCGAGCAGGACGAGGCCGTTGATGTTCGTGAAGACCAGGGTGTTGGTGACGGTCTCGGACGAGAACGTGGCGAGCAGCAGTATCGGGGCCGCGATGGAGTTCAATCCCAGGCCGAACAGCCGCAGCAGCAGGTACAGGGCGATCACGATGGCGATCGCGTTGGCGATGATGAACAGCCAGCGGGACTTCTCGGGGTCGATCACCGCGATCGGCGCCATCAGCAGCGTCCCGGACGGCGGATACAGGTAGTGCGGATCGACCCAGTCGAAGTTGGCGGTGTAGACGGGACGCCCGTTGAGGAAGGCCAGCGCAGCGTTGTACACCGGCCGGAAGTCGTCGGTGATGTACCCGTTGACCGCCTTGACGACCACTCGATGCAGCACGGTCATGACGGCGATCGGCCACAGCGCGAAGTTGATTACCTCGTTGGCAGTCCGCCCGGTGCGCGGTTCGAGTTGTCGAAGGAACACCACGGCACGGTACACCGAGAAGCCCTGACGTGCGGTCACGCACCCCCTGCGGGTGTCGGGCGGAACACCTCCGCTAGGCGGGGCAGGCGCTGCCGTCCGGCGGCAGCACCCCGTCCGTGACGTAGGTGACGATCGACTTCTGCGCGCAGTCCGAATGGGTGGCGGGATGGCCGCTGCCGTGCCACGTCAGCGTCGCCGTCGCGGCGCCCGCGCTCGACACGGCACCCGTCACCGTCCCCACCCCGGCGTTCCCGACGACCGGGTCCGCGGTGCCACTGAGCACCAGGACCGGCAGTGTCAGCTCGCCGGGCAGAGCGGGTGGCGCGGTCGCGGGCCAGGAGGTGCACGTGAGCAGCCCGACGGCGGCGTTCGGGCCGAACAGCGGGAAGCGTTCGCCCCACAGCTTCTGCAGTTCCCGGACCCGGTCGGGTGCGGGCCACTGCTGGCCGTCCGTGCAGCGGGTGATGAACTGGCCGTCACTCTCGTAGGCGGCCTCGGCCTTCGCGACCGCCGCGAGGATCGGCGCCGTGTTCCCGGCGAGGGCGGCGGACACCGCATCCGACAGGGCGCGGACGCGGCCCTGCTGGTCACCGCCTGCCGCGGCGAGCGACCCGGACACCGCGGTGAGCAGTGCGTTCGCGGAGACCTGCGGGATCTGGCCGTTCGCGGCGCGGGTGACGGCGTCCGTCATCGCGGCGCGGGGATCGGCGCCGAGGGAGCAGTTCAGGGCCGTGCACTGGCGGGCGAACGCATCGAACGCCGCCTCCTGACCCGCGACCTGCTGCTCGGTGACGGTCGCGGCGTCGACCGTGGTGACCGCGGGGGAGTCGAGGACGAGCCGGCCGACCCGGCCGGGGTACTTGGCGGCGTAGCTGAGCGCGACGGCGCTGCCGTTGCCGGTGGCGAGGATCCCCAGCGCGTCGACGTCCCAGGTGCGGCGCAGTTCCTCGATGTCGTCGGCGGCGTGGGTGCTGTCGAACGCGAGTTCCTGCGGCTGCAGGTAGTCGGTGCACGCGATCGTGGCGTCGCGGCCCAGCGCGGTCACCTTGTCGACCTGGTCGCCCGTCCCCGGGTCGAAGTGCCCGAGATTCGCGAGGCTGCTGCGGAGCTCCGGGGTGAGGCATTCGATCTCCTGCGAGGCGGCGATCCCGCGGCGGTCCACCGCGACCACCGGACGCGTCGACAACAGCGACGTCAGACCGCCGGTGCTGAGCGCTGCGAGCGTCGCGCTCGACGACCGGTCCGATCCCGAGGTGAGCACGAGCGGGGCCGCGTTCTCGGGGGTGTCGGCGAGCCGCGCCCGCATCGCACCCATCGTGAAGGTCCCGGGCAGGGTGCCGCTCTCGTCGACGGCCGCCTCGTAGGAGCCGCATTCGAAGATGAGCCCGGCGGGGGGTGTCGTGCCCGGGTCCAGGGCTCCGAGCGTGCTCTGGGTGCAGTCGGTCCACGCCAGGTCGTTCTTCGGGGTCTGCAACACGGGCGGGGGAGCGTCGGGGTTCTCGGTCTCGGTCGCGGTGGGTTCGCTGCCGCCACCCTCTCGCTCGACTGCCACGTGCGGGCGGTTGGACGGTCCGGCTCCGCACGCGGTGCACACCACGAGAACCATTGCGAGCAACACCGATCTGCGCATGGCGACCACCCTGCCAGGTTCCCCTACGGGCGGGGCAGCCGCACCCATCGGGTGAGGACGGTGCCATCGGTGTCGGTCAGGATGTGCGCGGGAGTCATCGCGGTGATCCGGGCACCGGGTGCGGTGGCGACGCGACCGGCGGTTCCGCTGGCGAGCACCGGCGCCGTGGTCAGGCAGACCTCGTCGACGGAGTCGTCCGCGATCAGCTGCCCGAACAGGCTCGGGCCGCCCTCGCAGAGCACCCGGCGCAGTCCGAGGTCGTCCAGCGCCGCGATCAGTCCTTCACTGGTGATCTGCACCTCGCCGGCCGTGACGATCCGGGCGCCCGCGGCGGCGAGGTCGCGGATCCGCGCCGGGTCCGCGTCCGCGCACGTGACGACGATCGGTGCCACCTCGGTGTCCGTGAACAGGCGCGCGTGCGGGTCGAGGTGGGCGCGGGCGGACACGACGGCGATCGGCGGGACCTCCGGCATCCCCGATGCCACGCGGCGTCCCCTGCCCTCCGCACCGATGCGCGCCCCGCCGTAGTTCTCGGCCCGCACGGTTCCGGCCCCGACCAGCACGACGTCGGCCAGCTCCCGCAGCGTCTCGAAGACCAGCGCGTCCGCGGGGGTGCCCAGCGCTCCGCTGACCCCGTCGACGGAGACGGCGCCGTCGATGCTGCTCACGAAGTTGACGCGGATCCACGGCCGCGGCGTCTCCGCCGGATACGCGTACAACGCACGCAGCG from Rhodococcus opacus B4 encodes:
- the msrB gene encoding peptide-methionine (R)-S-oxide reductase MsrB, coding for MSSQQQDPTQSAPKVALSDSEWREKLTPEEYAVLRQAGTERPFVGEYTDTKTEGVYHCRACGAELFRSSEKFESHCGWPSFFDPSDSDAVILREDTSLGMRRVEVVCATCHSHLGHVFEGEGYPTPTDQRYCINSISLTLEPAGE
- a CDS encoding glycosyltransferase family 87 protein; this encodes MTARQGFSVYRAVVFLRQLEPRTGRTANEVINFALWPIAVMTVLHRVVVKAVNGYITDDFRPVYNAALAFLNGRPVYTANFDWVDPHYLYPPSGTLLMAPIAVIDPEKSRWLFIIANAIAIVIALYLLLRLFGLGLNSIAAPILLLATFSSETVTNTLVFTNINGLVLLGEIAFLVLLMKRRDLWSGVAIGLTFAVKPILAPLLLLPLVRGQWKVFVTAIGIPLILTAVAWPLSADPMDFVHHTVPYLMESRDYFNSAIVGNGKYYGLPTGMIWALRGVFAAIVLSSLWLLHRFYRHDELFFVVTTSGVLLTASWLLGSLGQMYYSMMLFPLLMSVVLKNSVMRNWPAWLAVYGFMSYDSWLSSRFIEAGRTAEYMKTTLGWSLMLLVIFGVLTVRYVTARREGRLDRGIDPAFLLEPGEKTPETPREPEPDEQPQVESAAAKT
- a CDS encoding alpha/beta hydrolase, producing MVAMRRSVLLAMVLVVCTACGAGPSNRPHVAVEREGGGSEPTATETENPDAPPPVLQTPKNDLAWTDCTQSTLGALDPGTTPPAGLIFECGSYEAAVDESGTLPGTFTMGAMRARLADTPENAAPLVLTSGSDRSSSATLAALSTGGLTSLLSTRPVVAVDRRGIAASQEIECLTPELRSSLANLGHFDPGTGDQVDKVTALGRDATIACTDYLQPQELAFDSTHAADDIEELRRTWDVDALGILATGNGSAVALSYAAKYPGRVGRLVLDSPAVTTVDAATVTEQQVAGQEAAFDAFARQCTALNCSLGADPRAAMTDAVTRAANGQIPQVSANALLTAVSGSLAAAGGDQQGRVRALSDAVSAALAGNTAPILAAVAKAEAAYESDGQFITRCTDGQQWPAPDRVRELQKLWGERFPLFGPNAAVGLLTCTSWPATAPPALPGELTLPVLVLSGTADPVVGNAGVGTVTGAVSSAGAATATLTWHGSGHPATHSDCAQKSIVTYVTDGVLPPDGSACPA
- a CDS encoding pyrimidine reductase family protein; protein product: MHRVHIATFFTPDSPPAEEESSESTANSLRALYAYPAETPRPWIRVNFVSSIDGAVSVDGVSGALGTPADALVFETLRELADVVLVGAGTVRAENYGGARIGAEGRGRRVASGMPEVPPIAVVSARAHLDPHARLFTDTEVAPIVVTCADADPARIRDLAAAGARIVTAGEVQITSEGLIAALDDLGLRRVLCEGGPSLFGQLIADDSVDEVCLTTAPVLASGTAGRVATAPGARITAMTPAHILTDTDGTVLTRWVRLPRP